Proteins encoded within one genomic window of Candidatus Baltobacteraceae bacterium:
- a CDS encoding aspartate-semialdehyde dehydrogenase produces the protein MSLDIAVVGATGAVGQTIVRVLEERNIPVAQLTPFASRERRGAVSFRGRALDVRETSATALQGFDVVFFAGGEDASETYAPALIERGTVVIDNSSTFRLHDGVPLVLPEVNAESVRIDHRLFPVANCTAIILSTALAPARDVAGLHAVRVATYQAASGAGRAGLDEFLGGERALVLGMPEPEPAVFPRPLARNVVPQVGAFDESGYTGEERKVRDETRKMLGLPDLDVSVTSVRVPVRTAHSEAVWFETDRKTSVEELAAAFERAPGIVFHRDGIVTPRDVEGTDAVHVARLRAERQTPRGDTFALWCVGDQLRKGAATNAVQILELLIARGILSA, from the coding sequence GTGAGTCTGGATATCGCCGTCGTCGGCGCGACCGGCGCGGTCGGCCAGACAATCGTCCGGGTGCTCGAAGAGCGCAACATTCCCGTCGCGCAGCTGACGCCGTTTGCGTCGCGCGAGCGGCGCGGCGCGGTGAGTTTTCGGGGCCGGGCGCTCGACGTGCGCGAGACCAGCGCAACGGCCTTGCAAGGGTTCGACGTCGTGTTCTTTGCCGGTGGAGAAGACGCCAGCGAAACCTACGCGCCCGCGCTCATCGAACGCGGCACGGTGGTGATCGACAACAGCTCGACGTTCCGCCTGCACGACGGCGTACCGCTCGTGCTTCCCGAAGTCAACGCGGAGAGCGTGCGCATCGATCATCGGCTGTTCCCCGTTGCCAACTGTACCGCGATCATTCTTAGCACCGCCCTCGCGCCGGCGCGTGACGTCGCCGGGCTGCACGCCGTCCGCGTCGCGACCTATCAGGCCGCTAGCGGCGCGGGCCGCGCGGGGCTCGACGAGTTTCTTGGCGGCGAGCGCGCGCTCGTGCTCGGGATGCCCGAGCCCGAACCCGCGGTGTTTCCGCGGCCGCTCGCGCGCAACGTCGTGCCGCAAGTCGGCGCCTTCGACGAATCCGGTTACACCGGCGAAGAGCGAAAGGTTCGCGACGAAACCCGCAAGATGCTCGGATTACCGGACCTCGACGTGAGCGTGACCAGCGTGCGCGTTCCGGTCCGCACCGCGCATTCCGAAGCGGTGTGGTTCGAGACCGATCGCAAGACCAGCGTCGAGGAGCTCGCAGCCGCGTTCGAACGCGCTCCGGGAATCGTGTTTCATCGCGACGGAATCGTCACGCCGCGCGACGTCGAGGGGACCGACGCGGTGCACGTCGCTCGCTTGCGCGCCGAGCGACAGACCCCGCGCGGCGACACGTTCGCGCTATGGTGCGTGGGCGATCAGCTGCGCAAGGGGGCCGCGACCAACGCCGTGCAAATCTTGGAGTTGTTGATAGCAAGAGGCATTCTGTCGGCATGA
- a CDS encoding aspartate kinase: protein MTGRVAVLKFGGTSVATSEQRAIAVERVRDARAAGFATVAVVSAMGRPPDPYATDSLLALIGGRTGTSNADVLLSAGELIAAAVFADELSEAGITAVALTGAQAGIVTDGRFGDATILRVEPQLVRELLDRGAVAVVAGFQGSSEYGVITTLGRGGTDLSAIAIGHALGADRVDIYTDVSGAMTGDPRRIPGARTIERASLSEMTELAEHGAKVMHDKAASYADRTGTHYSIKGLQSDRGTLVDESSDHHRVVTGVTSSGRLTWVRVIRGDIESPSRRMETELEMFRRVAGAEISIDQVTINQAGVAFVVEGDRGAEIRRLLGDLNLAVRVREGCSKVCVVGSGMRDAPGVVLQVVEALSRANVEIIHCTDSNVTISVLVPAADATRSEIAVHEQFSLASGDPVSQ from the coding sequence ATGACCGGTCGCGTAGCCGTTCTGAAGTTCGGTGGTACCTCGGTGGCGACGAGCGAGCAGCGCGCGATCGCCGTCGAACGCGTGCGCGACGCGCGTGCCGCCGGCTTTGCGACGGTCGCCGTCGTCTCGGCCATGGGACGACCGCCCGACCCGTACGCCACGGATTCGCTGCTGGCGCTGATCGGCGGACGCACGGGAACCTCCAACGCCGACGTGCTGCTTTCCGCCGGCGAGTTGATTGCGGCGGCGGTGTTTGCCGACGAACTGTCCGAGGCGGGCATCACGGCGGTCGCGCTCACCGGCGCACAGGCCGGCATCGTCACCGACGGCCGTTTCGGCGACGCGACGATTCTGCGCGTCGAGCCGCAGCTCGTGCGGGAGCTGCTCGACCGCGGCGCCGTCGCCGTCGTCGCCGGATTTCAAGGCTCGAGCGAATACGGCGTGATCACGACGCTCGGTCGCGGCGGTACCGATCTCTCCGCCATCGCGATTGGACACGCGCTGGGTGCGGACCGCGTCGACATCTATACCGACGTCAGCGGCGCCATGACCGGCGATCCGCGGCGCATTCCGGGAGCGCGCACGATCGAGCGCGCATCGTTGTCCGAGATGACCGAGCTAGCCGAACACGGCGCGAAGGTCATGCACGACAAGGCCGCGAGCTACGCCGATCGCACCGGCACGCACTATTCGATCAAAGGTTTGCAGAGCGATCGAGGGACGCTCGTCGATGAAAGTTCCGACCACCATCGCGTCGTTACCGGCGTCACATCGTCGGGCCGGCTAACGTGGGTACGCGTCATTCGCGGCGACATCGAGTCGCCGTCGCGCCGCATGGAAACCGAGCTCGAGATGTTTCGGCGCGTGGCCGGGGCGGAGATCTCGATCGATCAGGTAACGATCAATCAGGCCGGCGTGGCGTTCGTCGTCGAAGGCGATCGCGGCGCCGAAATCCGGCGCCTGCTCGGCGACCTGAACCTCGCGGTTCGCGTACGCGAAGGCTGTTCGAAGGTGTGCGTGGTCGGCAGCGGCATGCGGGACGCACCGGGCGTCGTCTTGCAGGTCGTCGAGGCACTCTCGCGCGCGAACGTCGAAATCATTCACTGCACCGACAGCAACGTCACGATCTCGGTCCTGGTGCCGGCGGCCGACGCAACGCGCAGCGAGATCGCGGTTCACGAACAGTTTTCACTCGCTTCAGGAGATCCCGTATCGCAATGA
- the dapA gene encoding 4-hydroxy-tetrahydrodipicolinate synthase, translating into MNNQGARSRLGTIVTAMITPFDKRGLLDIAEAQRLARFLVDRETDGLVLAGSTGEGQTLDKNERIALWAAVKSAVGDRAKIIANAGTNSTRESVAAAQDAAAAGADAILAVVPYYNKPTQSGIVKHFGAIAEATPELPIVIYNIPGRTGANMLPETLLELASQHPNVAGVKESSGDLKQIATIVRGRSSEFVVFAGDDHLFLPCLAVGADGVVGVASHLCSREYRKMFDAFRSGRVEEAAEIHASLLPLFEALFATTSPIPVKWAMRQLGFRAGECRLPLDGIPQPVANRLRPLLAPFVDDGAEVLVQA; encoded by the coding sequence ATGAATAACCAAGGGGCACGTTCCCGGCTGGGAACGATTGTAACGGCAATGATCACGCCGTTCGACAAACGCGGATTGCTCGACATTGCCGAGGCGCAGCGCCTGGCGCGTTTCCTCGTCGATCGCGAGACGGACGGCTTGGTCTTGGCCGGCTCGACCGGCGAAGGTCAGACGCTCGACAAAAACGAGCGCATCGCGCTGTGGGCCGCCGTCAAGAGCGCGGTAGGCGACCGGGCGAAGATCATTGCTAACGCCGGCACCAACTCGACGCGTGAATCGGTCGCGGCCGCGCAAGATGCGGCGGCTGCGGGCGCCGACGCCATTCTGGCGGTCGTGCCTTACTACAACAAGCCGACCCAGAGCGGAATTGTCAAGCATTTCGGCGCGATCGCCGAGGCGACGCCCGAGCTTCCGATCGTGATTTACAACATCCCGGGGCGCACCGGTGCCAATATGCTTCCCGAAACGCTGCTCGAACTGGCAAGCCAGCACCCCAACGTGGCCGGCGTCAAAGAGTCCAGCGGCGACCTCAAGCAGATCGCGACGATCGTCCGCGGCCGTTCGAGCGAGTTTGTTGTGTTCGCGGGCGACGATCATCTGTTCTTGCCGTGTCTGGCGGTTGGGGCCGACGGTGTCGTCGGGGTTGCGTCGCATCTGTGTTCGCGCGAATATCGCAAAATGTTCGATGCGTTCCGCAGCGGCCGCGTCGAAGAAGCGGCCGAGATTCATGCGTCTTTGTTACCGCTGTTTGAAGCGCTCTTTGCGACGACCAGTCCCATCCCCGTGAAATGGGCGATGCGTCAGCTCGGCTTTCGCGCGGGGGAGTGCCGCTTGCCGCTCGACGGCATCCCGCAGCCGGTTGCGAACCGGTTACGGCCGTTGCTCGCGCCGTTTGTCGACGACGGTGCGGAAGTGCTGGTTCAGGCGTAG
- a CDS encoding WecB/TagA/CpsF family glycosyltransferase produces MPARVEILGCRLDAVDAAEAADQIMTFARGETAAQIVTLGTEMVVHARRDERFRAIVNGSALSLCDTVGVLAVARRHGAVLHDRVTGVELIEELCRRSVLEGVSIYFLGGAPGVAADAAGILEALHPGLNIAGVRDGYFRPDETDEVVAAIRTSGAKLLFVGLGFPRQEYWLHDNLKATGCGAGIGVGGSFDVISGRIDRAPTVMRRLGLEWLYRLVKEPHRWRRQLALPYFVWLVALDEIGLRTRRQPT; encoded by the coding sequence GTGCCGGCGCGCGTTGAAATCCTCGGCTGTCGCTTGGATGCCGTCGACGCCGCCGAGGCGGCGGATCAGATCATGACGTTCGCGCGCGGCGAGACCGCCGCGCAGATCGTCACGCTCGGCACCGAGATGGTCGTTCACGCGCGGCGCGACGAGCGCTTCCGCGCGATCGTCAACGGCTCCGCGCTCTCGCTGTGCGACACGGTGGGCGTGCTTGCCGTCGCACGCCGGCACGGCGCGGTGCTTCACGATCGCGTAACCGGCGTCGAACTGATCGAGGAGCTTTGCCGCCGCAGCGTCCTCGAAGGCGTTTCCATCTACTTTCTCGGTGGCGCGCCCGGCGTTGCTGCCGACGCCGCGGGAATTCTCGAAGCGCTGCATCCCGGACTCAACATCGCGGGCGTGCGCGACGGCTACTTTCGTCCCGACGAAACGGACGAAGTGGTCGCTGCGATTCGCACTAGCGGCGCGAAGCTGTTGTTCGTGGGTCTGGGTTTTCCGCGGCAAGAGTATTGGCTGCACGACAATCTCAAGGCGACGGGCTGCGGCGCCGGTATCGGTGTCGGCGGATCGTTCGACGTGATTAGCGGACGCATCGATCGCGCTCCGACGGTTATGCGCCGTTTGGGTTTGGAATGGCTCTACCGGCTCGTCAAAGAGCCGCATCGCTGGCGGCGGCAGCTCGCACTTCCGTACTTCGTCTGGCTCGTCGCGCTCGACGAGATCGGCCTTCGAACGAGGCGGCAACCGACGTGA
- a CDS encoding NDP-sugar synthase: protein MILAGGLSTRLYPLTRQVPKPLVPVAGVPNAVHLMRYLRAYGYDEIAINVHYLSDAIVAALGDGSRFGVRLTYSYEPELLGSAGAVKKLQSFFGDEPFVVVGCDDLTDLPLDRLTAFHRERNSVATIGLVECEEVDQYGVVVIDERGKVVGFQEKPPKGTERSNLVNTGIYAFSPAIFERIPPDEFYDFGKQVFPALQSAAEPFYGFDARGAYWADIGTPGEYRRASYDVVRGVFSIPGTRADGVDPSAVLGEGVRTEGAVWVGARARIGDGASILGPSIVGDGVTIEPNARIERTILWAGATVGANATLRDSIVGIGYRVAPGTALDNAVVANEEVPAS from the coding sequence ATGATTCTCGCGGGCGGTCTTTCAACGCGTCTCTATCCGCTCACCAGACAAGTCCCCAAGCCGCTCGTCCCGGTCGCCGGCGTGCCCAACGCGGTGCACCTCATGCGCTATCTACGCGCGTACGGCTACGACGAGATCGCGATCAACGTTCACTATCTCTCCGACGCGATCGTGGCCGCGCTCGGCGACGGCAGCCGTTTCGGCGTGCGTTTGACGTATTCGTACGAGCCCGAGTTGCTCGGCAGCGCCGGCGCCGTCAAGAAGCTGCAGTCGTTCTTCGGTGACGAACCGTTTGTGGTCGTCGGCTGCGACGATCTCACCGATCTTCCGCTCGATCGTCTCACGGCGTTTCACCGCGAACGCAACTCCGTCGCGACGATCGGCCTCGTCGAATGCGAAGAGGTCGATCAGTACGGCGTCGTCGTGATCGACGAGCGCGGAAAGGTCGTGGGCTTTCAAGAGAAGCCGCCCAAGGGTACCGAGCGCAGCAACCTGGTAAATACCGGTATCTACGCGTTCTCGCCGGCGATTTTCGAACGTATTCCGCCCGACGAGTTCTATGATTTCGGCAAACAAGTGTTTCCGGCGCTGCAGAGCGCGGCCGAGCCGTTCTACGGATTCGACGCGCGCGGCGCGTATTGGGCCGACATCGGAACGCCCGGCGAATACCGGCGCGCGAGTTACGACGTCGTGCGCGGTGTCTTCAGCATTCCGGGGACGCGCGCGGACGGCGTCGATCCCAGCGCGGTGCTCGGCGAAGGCGTGCGCACCGAAGGGGCGGTGTGGGTCGGCGCGCGCGCGCGCATCGGTGACGGTGCTTCGATCCTCGGCCCCAGCATCGTGGGCGACGGCGTCACCATCGAACCCAACGCGCGCATCGAACGCACGATTCTGTGGGCCGGCGCGACCGTCGGCGCGAACGCTACCCTGCGCGATTCGATCGTCGGTATCGGCTACCGCGTAGCGCCAGGAACGGCGCTCGACAACGCGGTCGTCGCCAACGAGGAAGTCCCGGCGAGCTAG
- a CDS encoding DUF1059 domain-containing protein — MARKVIDCRDFPSETDCTVAIAADTTDELLDVAVRHAVEKHGHDDTPELREMIRGGIKEGALT, encoded by the coding sequence GTGGCACGTAAAGTCATCGATTGTCGCGATTTTCCGAGCGAAACGGACTGCACTGTTGCGATTGCCGCCGATACGACTGACGAGCTCCTCGACGTTGCCGTTCGTCACGCGGTTGAGAAGCACGGTCACGACGACACGCCGGAGCTTCGCGAGATGATCCGGGGCGGCATCAAAGAGGGCGCCCTCACTTAA
- the ribD gene encoding bifunctional diaminohydroxyphosphoribosylaminopyrimidine deaminase/5-amino-6-(5-phosphoribosylamino)uracil reductase RibD produces the protein MAVTAFDRLYLDRAYELAARGIGSTAPNPPVGAVVVRDGRVVGEGYHHRAGEPHAETNALAMAGDSARGATAYVSLEPCNHTGRTPPCANALIDAGVARVVVGAIDPNPKTQGRGVASLRERGIDVEVTSDARAAELIEIFAGSLRADRPFVTLKMAMSLDGAIASKPGAVQWLTSEATRSYVRDMRIAHDAVMVGAGTVRVDDPQLTVRPPHHRSRPYVRVVACETDTVPETSRVFSSLDEYAKTIVLAPAGARARFAALARVADVMFVGDDRSERLELPPAMQALREREIYSVLCEGGPTLAGRMIAGGLVDRVVWAIAPVLLQRQGAVPVLAGVDFDALNVQFDKVERVGPDAIVTGRICLVD, from the coding sequence GTGGCGGTGACGGCTTTCGACCGGCTCTATTTGGATCGCGCGTACGAACTCGCGGCTCGCGGCATCGGCAGCACGGCGCCCAACCCGCCGGTCGGCGCGGTCGTGGTGCGCGACGGACGGGTCGTGGGTGAAGGCTATCACCACCGCGCCGGCGAGCCGCACGCCGAAACCAATGCCTTGGCCATGGCCGGTGATTCGGCACGCGGTGCAACCGCGTACGTGTCGCTCGAACCCTGCAATCACACCGGACGCACGCCTCCGTGCGCAAACGCTTTGATCGATGCCGGTGTTGCGCGTGTCGTCGTCGGCGCGATCGATCCGAATCCCAAAACGCAGGGCCGCGGCGTGGCGTCGCTACGCGAGCGCGGCATCGACGTCGAGGTCACTAGCGATGCGCGTGCGGCCGAGCTGATCGAGATCTTTGCGGGGTCGCTGCGCGCCGACCGGCCGTTCGTCACCCTGAAGATGGCGATGTCGCTCGACGGTGCGATAGCGTCGAAGCCCGGCGCCGTCCAGTGGCTCACGTCGGAAGCGACACGATCCTACGTGCGCGACATGCGGATCGCGCACGATGCCGTGATGGTGGGCGCCGGAACGGTCCGCGTTGACGATCCGCAGCTCACCGTACGGCCGCCGCACCACCGGTCGCGTCCGTACGTGCGCGTGGTCGCGTGCGAAACCGATACCGTACCGGAAACGAGCCGCGTATTTTCCTCGCTCGACGAGTACGCAAAGACGATCGTGCTGGCCCCGGCGGGTGCGCGAGCACGGTTCGCCGCGCTAGCGCGCGTCGCAGACGTGATGTTCGTCGGCGACGATCGCAGCGAGCGGCTCGAATTACCGCCGGCGATGCAGGCTCTGCGCGAGCGGGAGATCTACAGCGTGCTCTGCGAGGGTGGTCCCACGCTGGCCGGACGGATGATTGCCGGCGGACTGGTCGACCGCGTCGTGTGGGCGATAGCGCCGGTGCTGCTGCAACGGCAAGGCGCCGTTCCGGTTTTAGCAGGCGTGGATTTCGACGCGCTAAACGTGCAGTTCGATAAAGTGGAGCGCGTCGGTCCAGACGCGATCGTAACGGGGCGCATATGTTTGGTGGATTAA
- a CDS encoding riboflavin synthase, which yields MFGGLIAYSGEVVSAEPSEGSGITLRVRCDGTKREKPDVKDSIAIDGVCLTVTAIKGKVLSFEVIPETLARSTIGERCRDDRVNVEYALRVGDRIGGHYVYGHVDASARVVTRATEGQGERVRFERPAALAPMLVEKAFVAIDGVSLTIAAARDDWFEIALIPETLARTTLGARPPGSRVNVEVDPIARYVLAIRDAL from the coding sequence ATGTTTGGTGGATTAATTGCCTATAGCGGTGAGGTAGTGTCGGCGGAGCCGTCGGAGGGCAGCGGTATAACCTTGCGCGTCCGCTGCGATGGAACCAAACGCGAGAAGCCAGACGTCAAGGACTCGATCGCGATCGATGGCGTCTGCCTCACCGTAACGGCGATTAAGGGAAAGGTGCTGTCGTTCGAGGTGATTCCGGAGACGCTGGCACGTTCGACCATCGGCGAGCGGTGCAGAGACGATCGCGTGAACGTGGAGTACGCGCTGCGCGTCGGCGATCGAATCGGCGGACATTACGTCTACGGCCACGTCGATGCGTCCGCGCGCGTAGTCACGCGCGCGACGGAAGGTCAGGGGGAACGCGTGCGCTTCGAACGTCCGGCCGCACTGGCCCCGATGCTCGTCGAGAAGGCGTTCGTCGCAATCGACGGCGTCAGCCTCACGATCGCGGCGGCCCGCGACGATTGGTTCGAGATCGCGTTGATTCCCGAGACGCTCGCGCGCACGACGCTCGGGGCGCGTCCGCCCGGCAGCCGCGTCAACGTCGAAGTCGATCCGATCGCGCGCTACGTCCTGGCGATCCGTGACGCGCTTTAA
- a CDS encoding thioesterase family protein, with protein sequence MTRFKDSLPEGRRTFEARLQVQWADVDIAGIMYFAAYWRFVEYAEIQFFSELGFPYDRVFEELDIWLPRVRAEAEYHAPALMNDWLRLRTHLEKVGASSVRWKTVVFNERTGEAGAEFTLTVACIDRTTKKSRPLPDVIRAALVDATS encoded by the coding sequence GTGACGCGCTTTAAGGATTCGCTGCCCGAGGGACGGCGCACGTTCGAGGCGCGGCTCCAAGTGCAGTGGGCCGACGTCGATATTGCCGGCATCATGTACTTTGCGGCCTACTGGCGTTTCGTGGAATACGCCGAAATCCAATTCTTTTCAGAACTCGGGTTTCCGTACGATCGCGTCTTCGAGGAGCTCGACATCTGGCTGCCGCGCGTTCGCGCCGAAGCTGAATACCACGCTCCGGCGCTGATGAACGACTGGCTGCGTCTGCGCACCCATCTCGAAAAAGTCGGCGCGTCGAGCGTTCGCTGGAAGACCGTCGTCTTTAACGAGCGCACCGGGGAGGCCGGTGCCGAGTTTACGCTCACCGTCGCCTGCATCGATCGCACCACGAAAAAGAGCCGCCCACTCCCCGACGTTATACGGGCTGCGCTGGTCGACGCGACGAGCTAA
- a CDS encoding sigma-70 family RNA polymerase sigma factor, with the protein MTRPAGPRQAAFVELVEQHAHILQKVARAYCPFAAQRPDLVQEMTIALWRSFERYDPSRPFGTWMYRIALNVAISFFRSESRHAVRLTPLDDIERAGEPAFDDPRIGSLLECIDDLGPLDKALILMYLDGYPHADVAGVLGISTSNAATKLARIKQRLRAAMTAPEKGAIH; encoded by the coding sequence GTGACCAGGCCGGCCGGACCGCGCCAAGCGGCGTTCGTAGAGCTCGTCGAGCAGCACGCGCACATTTTGCAGAAGGTGGCACGCGCGTACTGTCCGTTCGCAGCGCAGCGGCCCGACCTGGTCCAGGAGATGACGATCGCCCTGTGGCGGTCGTTCGAACGCTACGACCCCTCGCGCCCGTTTGGGACGTGGATGTACCGCATCGCGCTCAACGTCGCGATCTCGTTTTTTCGATCGGAATCGCGTCACGCCGTGCGACTCACGCCGCTCGACGACATCGAGCGCGCCGGCGAGCCGGCTTTTGACGACCCGCGCATCGGTTCTTTGCTCGAGTGCATCGACGATCTCGGCCCGCTCGACAAAGCGCTGATCCTCATGTACCTCGACGGCTATCCCCACGCCGATGTTGCGGGCGTGCTCGGAATTTCAACCAGTAACGCCGCCACCAAGCTCGCGCGTATCAAGCAACGCTTGCGCGCAGCCATGACCGCACCGGAAAAAGGAGCGATACACTAA
- a CDS encoding VOC family protein, with the protein MAIPEGFHSVTPRLVCDDPQGLVTFLQRVFDATGELPEDKPAHVQIGDSIVMVSGSGPRAATHSVFHVYVDDVDATFRRALDAGAACVEEPAEMPWGDRRAIVTDGFGNDWQIATYGDA; encoded by the coding sequence ATGGCAATACCCGAGGGATTTCACTCCGTGACGCCGCGCCTGGTGTGCGACGATCCGCAAGGACTCGTGACCTTTCTCCAGCGCGTGTTCGATGCCACCGGAGAGCTGCCCGAAGACAAACCGGCGCACGTGCAGATCGGCGACTCGATCGTGATGGTGAGCGGTAGCGGACCGCGCGCGGCAACGCACTCGGTGTTTCACGTCTACGTTGACGACGTCGACGCGACGTTTCGCCGCGCGCTCGATGCCGGGGCAGCGTGCGTCGAGGAGCCGGCCGAGATGCCGTGGGGCGACCGGCGCGCCATCGTTACGGATGGGTTCGGCAACGACTGGCAGATCGCGACCTACGGCGACGCCTAA
- a CDS encoding TCR/Tet family MFS transporter, producing the protein MKPPNGPARSATILFIFITVAIDMISVGIIAPVLPRLITSFLNGNVSHAAVITGIFATVWAAMQFFCSPLLGMLSDRVGRRPVILISCAATAVDFAIMAIAPNLWWLFVGRVLSGMATANLTTAFAYVADVTSPEKRAQSYGLLGSAFGLGFIIGPAIGGLAGNLDPRLPFWIACGLSVVNTLYGFFVLPESLSAAHRTPAIDWKRANPIGALKLLGRHHELYGLATSSFIALVAHEALPVLWVLYLMAQFQWDTRAIGLTLALVGVCSAITAATLVGPVVKRFGERRTLVIGLTTFCLGNVLIGIASVPAFIAGIIVLCVSIYNSPMQSLMSKRVGPSEQGELQGAMGSVRGIAMMIAPLIFAWAFSQVSGPWRALAPLGSPFFLAAAMLAVAVYVTWRVTTRADDEVMPLAEPMQITVVEG; encoded by the coding sequence GTGAAACCGCCTAACGGGCCGGCGCGCAGCGCCACGATTCTCTTCATCTTCATCACCGTTGCGATCGACATGATCTCGGTCGGCATCATCGCGCCCGTCTTGCCGCGCTTAATCACCAGTTTCTTGAACGGGAACGTCTCACACGCCGCCGTCATCACCGGTATTTTCGCGACGGTCTGGGCAGCGATGCAGTTCTTCTGCTCGCCGCTGCTCGGCATGCTGTCGGATCGCGTCGGCCGGCGCCCGGTCATTCTGATCTCGTGCGCGGCGACTGCGGTCGATTTCGCCATCATGGCGATCGCGCCGAATTTGTGGTGGCTGTTCGTAGGCCGCGTGCTTTCCGGCATGGCAACGGCAAACCTCACCACCGCCTTCGCGTACGTTGCCGATGTCACGTCGCCGGAGAAGCGCGCGCAGTCGTATGGGCTGCTGGGCTCGGCTTTCGGACTCGGCTTCATCATCGGTCCCGCGATCGGTGGTTTAGCCGGTAACCTCGACCCGCGTCTGCCGTTCTGGATTGCGTGCGGTCTGAGCGTCGTCAACACCCTCTACGGCTTCTTCGTCCTGCCCGAATCGCTAAGCGCCGCACATCGCACGCCGGCCATCGATTGGAAACGCGCCAACCCAATAGGAGCGCTCAAGCTGCTCGGCCGCCATCACGAGCTCTACGGCCTCGCGACGTCGTCGTTCATCGCGCTCGTGGCACACGAAGCGCTCCCGGTCTTGTGGGTGCTCTACCTCATGGCGCAGTTCCAGTGGGACACGCGCGCAATCGGCCTTACCTTGGCGCTCGTCGGCGTCTGCTCGGCGATCACGGCCGCAACGCTGGTCGGACCGGTCGTCAAGCGCTTCGGCGAACGCCGCACGCTCGTAATCGGGCTAACGACGTTCTGCCTGGGTAACGTGCTGATCGGCATCGCGAGCGTGCCCGCGTTCATCGCGGGCATTATCGTGTTGTGCGTCTCGATCTACAACTCGCCGATGCAATCGCTCATGAGCAAGCGCGTCGGACCGAGCGAACAAGGCGAGCTGCAGGGCGCGATGGGATCGGTCCGCGGCATCGCGATGATGATCGCTCCACTGATCTTCGCGTGGGCGTTCTCGCAAGTCTCGGGACCGTGGCGCGCCTTGGCGCCGCTGGGCTCGCCGTTTTTCTTAGCCGCCGCCATGCTCGCCGTTGCCGTCTACGTGACCTGGCGCGTCACGACGCGCGCCGACGACGAGGTCATGCCGTTGGCCGAACCAATGCAGATCACCGTGGTGGAGGGTTAG
- a CDS encoding TetR/AcrR family transcriptional regulator has product MSPRPPDEAHRLELLDHAVDYVCRHGISQLSLRPLAKALGTSPRNLLYYFGSKDDLVVEIIRRGRARQQATMANLKLSADLPPGQVSRILWRHWTDPKRLPLMRLFFEIYNLAMSDAARFPGFTERAIEEWLSALEGCSTLPGYSRVNARAFATVLIGGFRGLMLDLAATGDRARVDRAAEIFFTMIDNKANDATPSGESQSETA; this is encoded by the coding sequence ATGTCGCCCCGTCCCCCCGACGAAGCCCATCGCCTCGAGCTCCTAGACCACGCAGTCGACTACGTCTGCCGGCACGGGATAAGCCAGCTCTCGCTCCGCCCGCTCGCTAAGGCCCTCGGCACCAGTCCGCGCAACCTGCTCTATTACTTCGGGTCCAAGGACGATCTCGTCGTAGAGATCATTCGGCGTGGTCGCGCGCGTCAGCAGGCCACGATGGCCAATCTCAAGCTTTCCGCTGATCTCCCGCCCGGCCAGGTATCGCGGATTCTCTGGCGCCATTGGACCGACCCCAAGCGGTTGCCGCTGATGCGCCTCTTTTTCGAGATCTACAATCTCGCCATGTCTGACGCGGCGCGTTTCCCGGGCTTTACCGAACGCGCAATCGAGGAATGGCTCTCGGCGCTCGAGGGCTGCTCGACGTTACCCGGCTACTCGCGCGTCAACGCTCGCGCGTTTGCCACGGTCCTCATTGGCGGGTTTCGCGGACTCATGCTGGATTTGGCTGCGACCGGCGACCGCGCGCGCGTCGATCGCGCCGCCGAAATCTTCTTCACGATGATCGACAACAAAGCGAACGACGCAACGCCGAGCGGAGAGTCACAGAGTGAAACCGCCTAA